GCGCAGGGCCTCGCGGGTGGCGTCGTTCCACAGGCCGAGCCGCTTCAGGTCGTTCACCAGGTAGGTGTTGACCTGGAGGAACTCGCCGCTGAGCGTCTCGCGCTTGAACAGGTTGGACACCTGCGGCTCGATGCACTCGTAGACGCCGGCGATGGACGCGATGGTCGCGGTCGGCGCGATGGCGAGCAGCAGCGAGTTGCGCATGCCGGTGCGGGCGATGCGCTCGCGCAGGGCCTCCCAGCGGAGGCGCCAGGCGGGTTCGGCGTCGGGGTAGTGGTCGGGGTGCAGCACGCCGCGCGCGGTGCGGGTGGCGTCCCACGCGGGGTGCGGGCCGTGCCGCTCCGCGAGGTCGGCCGAGGTCTCGTAGGCGGTGAGCATGATGCGCTCGGCGATGCGGGTGGACAGCTCGCGGGCCTCGGGCGAGTCGAACGGCAGCCGCAGCCGGAAGAACACGTCCTGGAGGCCCATGACGCCCAGGCCCACCGGGCGCCAGCGGGTGTTGGACGAGCCGGCCTGGGAGGTCGGGTAGAAGTTGATGTCCACGACGCGGTCGAGGAACGTGACGGCGGTGCGGACGGTCGCGTCGAGCCGTTCCCAGTCCGGCGTGCCGTCGGGGCCCAGGTGCGCGGCGAGGTTGACCGAGCCGAGGTTGCACACGGCGGTCTGGCCGTCGTCGGTCACCTCAAGGATCTCGGTGCACAGGTTGGACGAGTGCACGACCGCGCCGGGCTCCGCGGTCTGGTTGGCGGTGCGGTTGGCGGCGTCCTTGAACGTCATCCACCCGTTGCCGGTCTGGGCGAGGGTCCGCATCATGCGGGCGTACAGCTGCCGCGCGGGCAGGGCGCGCACGGCCAGGCCCTCGGCCTCGGCGCGGCGGTAGGCCGCGTCGAACTCCTCGCCCCACAGATCCGTCAGCTCCGGCACGTCGGACGGCGAGAACAGCGACCAGTCGGCGTCGGCCTCGACGCGGCGCATGAACTCGTCGGGGATCCAGTGCGCGAGGTTCAGGTTGTGGGTGCGGCGGGCGTCCTCGCCCGTGTTGTCGCGCAGTTCGAGGAACTCCTCGATGTCGGCGTGCCAGGTCTCCAGGTAGACGCAGGCCGCGCCCTTGCGCCGGCCGCCCTGGTTGACGGCGGCGACGGAGGCGTCCAGGGTGCGCAGGAACGGGACGATGCCGTTGGACTTGCCGTTGGTGCCCCGGATGAGGGAGCCGCGGGCCCTGACCCGGGTGTAGGACAGGCCGATGCCGCCGGCGTGCTTGGACAGCCTGGCCACCTGGTGGTAGCGCTCGTAGATGGAGTCCAGTTCGTCCTTGGGCGAGTCGAGCAGGTAGCAGGACGACATCTGCGGGTGGCGCGTGCCCGAGTTGAACAGGGTGGGGGACGAGGGCAGGTAGGCGAGGCTGCTCGTCAGCCGGTACAGCTCGGCCACCTCGGCGAGGGCCTGCTCCGAGTCGCCGTCCGCCAGGCCGCAGGCGACGCGGAGCAGGAAGTGCTGCGGGGTCTCGATGACGCGGCGCGTGAGGGGGTGGCGCAGCAGGTAGCGGGACTCGACCGTGCGCAGCCCGAAGTACTCGAAGCGGTCGTCGGCGCCCTCCGCGACGGCCGCCTCGGCCAGCGCGTCGAGGCGGTCGGCGTGCCGCCGCACGAACGCGGCGGTGCCGTCCCCGATCAGGCCCTCGCGGTGGCCGGTGGCGACGGAGGCGGAGAACGAGACGGCGCCCTGGCCGGCGGCCTCGTCGCGGATGGCGAGGCTGAGCAGCCGGGCCGCGAGCCGCGAGTACGCGGGGTCCTCGGCGATGAGCCCGGCCGCCGCCTCGATGGCGAGCGAACGCAACTCCGCCTCGTCCGAGCCCGCGTGGCGACCGCGGAGAACGGCGGTCGCCACCCGGTCGGGGTCGGCGGCGGGCAGGTCGGCGGTGAGGTCGGTCAGCAGGCGCGGCAGCGCGGCTGTGACCGGCTCCGCGGGTGCGACGGGTGCGGTGGTCACTCGATGCTCTCCCTCGAATCGCGGCGGCCAAGGGGCCGGGCGGGCAGGCGGGCGCGTCGAGGCATGCGTGTGGTAAGGCAAAGGCATACCGCGATACGTCCGTCGGCCCAGCCCACGAGGCCCGGACAGGTTCGGCACCGTCGGCAGGGGTCGGACTCGCGATGGGTAGCACGAAACCACCCATCGCACACCATTGCGGGACAGTTCCGGAATCGCACCGGATTCCCTGCGGCGACAGCGAGCACGAGCATACATCTTGTGCTGCGTGGACCGGGCGCCCCTATATGTTGTGCTGTTCGCCTCCCTCGTGGGCGAGTTCCAGTGCGAACGCGTGAAGCCGCAGGCCCGGAAGCGGCTCCCAGTCGCGCTCAGGCGCCCGAACGAACCCGAGGCGCCCGTACAACCGGTGGGCCGTGTGCATTCGCGACTGACTGGAAATGACGACACGCCGCGCTCCCGCCCGGCGCGCCCGGAGCAGGCAGGCGCGCACGAGGGCTTCGCCCACGCCGCGCCCGCGGGCCGCCCGGGTCACCGCGAGCATCCTGAACTCCGCCTCACCCGGCCCCGCGACCTCCGCCAGCGGGCCGCCCGCGCCGACGAACGTGACGCAGCCGAGCAGCCCGTGGGGCCCGTGGGGCGCGTCCTCGCCGGCGGGTCCCGTGGCGACCAGCACCTCGGCGTGCGCGGCGCGCGTGCGCGCGTCCCGCAGGTCCGGCAGGTAGGGGTCGGCGGGGCCGAGGTCGAGCAGCCCGTCGGCGAGGTAGGTGTCCGCGACCAGCTCGCCGGCCGCGTCGAGTTCGGCGGGCGCGGCGGCCCTGACCGTGATGTCGGTGGTGTCCATGGCGGCAGTCTCCGTGCCGCGGGGCCGGTCCACCAGCGGGTTTCCGGCCCCGGGCCGCTGCCGGGCGCGTGCGCGGGGAGCCGGGGCCGGCCGGGTCACGACCCCTCGGCGCGCAGCACCCAGAAGCCGCTCTCCTGGGCCGCGACCGTCCAGCGCGGCCCCTGCGGGTAGAGGCGCGCGGCGTACGCGGTCAGGGACTCGGCGGTGTGGCCCGGGTCGTAGTAGGCGATCCAGTCCGGCACGAGGTCGCCGCTGCCGCCGATCCAGAACACCCGGCAGCGCTGCGTGAGATGGGCGATCGGCCGGACGTTCGCCGCCACCTCGGCGCCGTCGGGGACGGCGGCCATGACGCGTTCCCCCGCCGCGGCCAGGGGGCCCGCCCGGTAGGTCTCGGCGCGGGTGAGGTCGGCGGCGGGCAGGGCGGTGCTCAGGGCGAGCGCGGCGGCCAGCACGGCGGCCGGCAGGTGGTGGGCGTAGCCGCGCAGCCACGGCCTCGACGAGGAACGGCCGCGGGCCACGGCGTCGGTCAGCGCGAGCGCCAGCACCGGCATCAGGACCGCGCTGTAGTGCCAGTCGGTCGACCAGTAGTGCGGGTCCTGCGAGACGAACCTCCAGCCCATCGTGGGCAGCGCGACCAGCAGCAGCGGGGAGCGCAGCGCGAGCAGGCCCGTGGTGGGCACCAGGATCCACAGCAGCGTGCGCAGCTTCTCCTCGGCGCCGGTGAACAGCGCGCCGAGCGGGCCCCCGCCGCCGCCCTCGGCCCCGCTCTCGCCGAGCTTGCTCCAGTAGTCGTACTCGCCGCCCGCGTTGAACGACGGTATGACCACGGTGAGGGTGAGCGCGCAGCCGACGACGCACACCGCGGCGACGGCGAGCGCCCGCTTGGCCGCGCGCGGGTCCTTCGGCCCGGCCCTGAGGGCCACGACGCACGCGATGGCCGCCGCGGTCAGCCCCAGGTCCTCCTTGACCAGCAGCAGGGGCAGCGCCCAGCACAGCGCGGCGCGCCACCGCTCCCGCAGGACGGCTTCGAGGGCGAACGCGATGAGCGGGACGGCGAACGCGATCTCGTGGAAGTCGAAGTCGACGGCGCGCTGGATGCCCCAGGACAGGCCGAACGCGGCGCCGACGGCCGCGCCGCGGGCGCGTCCGAGGAAGTGCGCCGCGGCCCGGGTGACGGGGACGACGGCCAGCGCGAACAGGGCCGCCTGGGCGACGAGGAGGGTCACAGGCCCGGGGAAGAGCCGGTAGAAGGGGGCGATCAGCGCGGTCACCGGGCTGAAGTGGTCACCGAGGATCGGGAAGCCGGGGCCCTTGAGGTCGGACACGGGGGCTTCGAGGCGGGCGTAGGAGCTGATGACCTGCTCGAATATGCCCAGGTCCCAGGACCGGTTCTCCCAGCGCCGCCACCGGGTGACGGAGATGGCGGCGTAGCCGGCGCAGAACACGGCGGCGAGCAGCCACGGGTCGAGGCGCCCGGCGTGCCAGGCGCGCACGGCGCGTGCGCGGGGGCCGTCCGGCGCCCCGGGCTCCGTCGGCGCCCCGCGCTCCGGCTCATCCGCCGGCTCGCGGGCGGGAACGGCCGCCGGCGCGTCCGCCCCGGCGGAGGGGGCCGCGCGTTCCCCGGTCCGGCTCTCTTCGACCACCACGTACCTCCACGCCCGTCAGTTCATCGCACGACCGTACGAGAACGAGGGGGTGTCGTGGGAGTCGGGGTGCGGGGGCGGGCCGTGCGGGGGCGTGCGCGCGCCGGGCGCCGCCCGGGGCGCTCAGCAGCAGCCGCGGTGGTGGCCGGAGCGCGGGTCGCCGTACCGCTCGTCGGTGCGGCGGCGCTCGAACGCGCGGCGGGTCGGCACCGGGGCCGACGGGTCGTGCCGCCGCAGCCACGCGACGTGCCGCTCGTAGGCGGTCTCGCCGGTGAACTCGGCGATGTACCAGCGCAGCCAGCCAAGCGCGCGGCGCGGCGCCGCGACCAGGCGGCTCACTCGGGCGCTCCCCGGCCGTGCCCCGACGGGTCCTGCCCGGGGATGCCGCCGCCGGCGCCGAGCCCGGCCGCGGCGAGTTCGGCCCGTTCCTCCTTGGTGGCCACGAGTCCGTCCGGCGCGATGAGCCGGGACTCCTGGTACGGCGCCTCCTTCAGCGAGGCAGCGGCCGGGGTGCGGACGGCCTTGACGCACACGCGCAGCGCGTCGGCGAACACGATCAGCACCAGCACCGCGAGGACGGCGGAGAGCGCCGCGTCGATGGTCGCGTTGGTGACGATGGTCCGCATGTCGTCCATGTCGGCGGCGCCCGGCAGGAGTTCACCCGCGTCGATGCCGTCCTGGTACTGGTCGCGCCGGGCGAGGAAGCCGACGGCCGGATCGCCGGAGAACACCTTCTGCCAGCTCGCGGTGAGGGTCACCAGGGACACCCAGGCGAACGGCACCAGGGTCACCCAGACGTACTTGAGGCGGCCGGACTTGACCAGCAGCAGGGTGCAGATCGCGAGGGCGACGGCGGCGAGCAGCTGGTTGGAGATGCCGAAGATGGGATAGAGCGTGTTGATGCCCCCGAGCGGGTCGTTGACGCCGACCCACAGCAGCCCGCCCCAGAGCGCGACGACGATGGCGCTGGTGATCCACACGCCGGGCAGCCAGGTGTTGGACCGCAGGCGGCCGAGCCCGGGGACGCTCGCGAGAGCGTCCTGGAGGATGAACCGGCCGACGCGGGTCCCGGCGTCTATGGCGGTGAGGATGAACAGCGCCTCGAACATGATCGCGAAGTGATACCAGAAGCTCATCATGCTGTCCCCGCCGATGATGTCGGCGAAGATGCCGGCGAGGCCGAGGGCGAGGGTGGGGGCGCCGCCGGTGCGCGACAGCAGCGACTCCTCCTCGACGGCCTCGGCCGCCTCGGCGAGCTGGTCGGGGGTGAGCGTGAACCCCCAGGAGCTGATCGTGTCGGCCGCCGACTGGAGCGTGTCCCCGATGACGGCGGGCGGCGCGTTCATCGCGAAGTAGACGCCCGGGTCGAGGACGCAGGCCGCGGTGATCGCCATGACGGCCACGGCGGACTCCATCAGCATCGCGCCGTAGCCGATGGTCCTGACCTGCGTCTCCTTCTGGATCATCTTCGGGGTCGTGCCCGAGGAGATCAGCGCGTGGAAGCCGGACACGGCGCCGCAGGCGATGGTGATGAAGACGAACGGGAACAGCGACCCGGCGAACACCGGGCCCTCGCCGTTGGTCGCGAAGTCGGTGATCGCGTCCATCTTCAGGCCGGGCAGGGTGACGACGATGGCCACGGCGAGCAGCGCGATGGTGCCGATCTTCATGAACGTCGACAGGTAGTCGCGCGGCACGAGCAGCAGCCACACCGGGACGACGGAGGCCGCGAACCCGTAGATCACCAGCCAGATGACCAGCGTGCCCGGTTCGAGCGTGAACGCCTCGGCCCAGCTGGAGTTGGCGACCCAGCGGCCGGCGGCGATCACGAACAGCAGCAGCGCGATGCCGATCGCCGTGACCTCGGCCACGCGCCCCGGCCGCAGGAAGCGCAGGTAGAAGCCCATGAACAGGGCGATGGGGATGGTCATCCCGACCGAGAACGCCCCCCAGGGCGACTCCGCGAGCGCGTTCACCACCACGAGCGCGAGCACGGCCAGCAGGATGATCATGATGACGAAGATCGCCACGACCGCGGCGGTGCCGCCGACCGGGCCGATCTCCTCGCGCGCGATCTGGCCCAGGCTCTTGCCGTCCCTGCGGGTGGAGAAGAACAGCACCACCATGTCCTGCACCGCGCCGGCGAAGATGACGCCGACGATGATCCAGATGGTGCCGGGCAGGAAGCCCATCTGCGCGGCCAGCACCGGGCCGACGAGCGGCCCGGCTCCCGAGATGCCCGCGAAGTGGTGGCCGAGCAGCACGCGCCGGTCGGTGGGGTGGTAGTCGAGGCCGTCGGCGAGCCGTTCCGCCGGGGTGGCCCTGGTCCGGTCGGCCCGCAGCACCCGGGTCAGGATGTAACGCGAGTAGAAGCGGTACGCGATGGCGTACGAGCCGAGCGCCGCGGCCACCATCCAGGCGGCGGAGACCTCCTCACCGCGGGACAGGGCGAGCATGGCCCAGCCGATGGCCCCGACGGCCGCGACGGCCGTCCAGATCAGGATGGATCGTGGTCTTACCTGGCGTGCCTGACGTGCCTGAGGTGGGGATTGCACGGTGTCCTCCCGCCGGTGATCACTTGATGACTCGCCGGAA
Above is a genomic segment from Streptomyces marincola containing:
- a CDS encoding CstA-like transporter-associated (seleno)protein, giving the protein MSRLVAAPRRALGWLRWYIAEFTGETAYERHVAWLRRHDPSAPVPTRRAFERRRTDERYGDPRSGHHRGCC
- a CDS encoding GNAT family N-acetyltransferase → MDTTDITVRAAAPAELDAAGELVADTYLADGLLDLGPADPYLPDLRDARTRAAHAEVLVATGPAGEDAPHGPHGLLGCVTFVGAGGPLAEVAGPGEAEFRMLAVTRAARGRGVGEALVRACLLRARRAGARRVVISSQSRMHTAHRLYGRLGFVRAPERDWEPLPGLRLHAFALELAHEGGEQHNI
- a CDS encoding carbon starvation CstA family protein; this translates as MQSPPQARQARQVRPRSILIWTAVAAVGAIGWAMLALSRGEEVSAAWMVAAALGSYAIAYRFYSRYILTRVLRADRTRATPAERLADGLDYHPTDRRVLLGHHFAGISGAGPLVGPVLAAQMGFLPGTIWIIVGVIFAGAVQDMVVLFFSTRRDGKSLGQIAREEIGPVGGTAAVVAIFVIMIILLAVLALVVVNALAESPWGAFSVGMTIPIALFMGFYLRFLRPGRVAEVTAIGIALLLFVIAAGRWVANSSWAEAFTLEPGTLVIWLVIYGFAASVVPVWLLLVPRDYLSTFMKIGTIALLAVAIVVTLPGLKMDAITDFATNGEGPVFAGSLFPFVFITIACGAVSGFHALISSGTTPKMIQKETQVRTIGYGAMLMESAVAVMAITAACVLDPGVYFAMNAPPAVIGDTLQSAADTISSWGFTLTPDQLAEAAEAVEEESLLSRTGGAPTLALGLAGIFADIIGGDSMMSFWYHFAIMFEALFILTAIDAGTRVGRFILQDALASVPGLGRLRSNTWLPGVWITSAIVVALWGGLLWVGVNDPLGGINTLYPIFGISNQLLAAVALAICTLLLVKSGRLKYVWVTLVPFAWVSLVTLTASWQKVFSGDPAVGFLARRDQYQDGIDAGELLPGAADMDDMRTIVTNATIDAALSAVLAVLVLIVFADALRVCVKAVRTPAAASLKEAPYQESRLIAPDGLVATKEERAELAAAGLGAGGGIPGQDPSGHGRGAPE
- a CDS encoding ribonucleoside-diphosphate reductase subunit alpha: MPLPYHTHASTRPPARPAPWPPRFEGEHRVTTAPVAPAEPVTAALPRLLTDLTADLPAADPDRVATAVLRGRHAGSDEAELRSLAIEAAAGLIAEDPAYSRLAARLLSLAIRDEAAGQGAVSFSASVATGHREGLIGDGTAAFVRRHADRLDALAEAAVAEGADDRFEYFGLRTVESRYLLRHPLTRRVIETPQHFLLRVACGLADGDSEQALAEVAELYRLTSSLAYLPSSPTLFNSGTRHPQMSSCYLLDSPKDELDSIYERYHQVARLSKHAGGIGLSYTRVRARGSLIRGTNGKSNGIVPFLRTLDASVAAVNQGGRRKGAACVYLETWHADIEEFLELRDNTGEDARRTHNLNLAHWIPDEFMRRVEADADWSLFSPSDVPELTDLWGEEFDAAYRRAEAEGLAVRALPARQLYARMMRTLAQTGNGWMTFKDAANRTANQTAEPGAVVHSSNLCTEILEVTDDGQTAVCNLGSVNLAAHLGPDGTPDWERLDATVRTAVTFLDRVVDINFYPTSQAGSSNTRWRPVGLGVMGLQDVFFRLRLPFDSPEARELSTRIAERIMLTAYETSADLAERHGPHPAWDATRTARGVLHPDHYPDAEPAWRLRWEALRERIARTGMRNSLLLAIAPTATIASIAGVYECIEPQVSNLFKRETLSGEFLQVNTYLVNDLKRLGLWNDATREALREANGSIEGVPGLPEEIRALYRTAWELPQRALIDMAAARTPYLDQSQSLNLFLAAPTIGKLSSMYAYAWKQGLKTTYYLRSRPATRIAQAARAGTAAVPAPVPAPGPAAAVPVVPEQAVACSLENPESCEACQ
- a CDS encoding DUF2079 domain-containing protein gives rise to the protein MVEESRTGERAAPSAGADAPAAVPAREPADEPERGAPTEPGAPDGPRARAVRAWHAGRLDPWLLAAVFCAGYAAISVTRWRRWENRSWDLGIFEQVISSYARLEAPVSDLKGPGFPILGDHFSPVTALIAPFYRLFPGPVTLLVAQAALFALAVVPVTRAAAHFLGRARGAAVGAAFGLSWGIQRAVDFDFHEIAFAVPLIAFALEAVLRERWRAALCWALPLLLVKEDLGLTAAAIACVVALRAGPKDPRAAKRALAVAAVCVVGCALTLTVVIPSFNAGGEYDYWSKLGESGAEGGGGGPLGALFTGAEEKLRTLLWILVPTTGLLALRSPLLLVALPTMGWRFVSQDPHYWSTDWHYSAVLMPVLALALTDAVARGRSSSRPWLRGYAHHLPAAVLAAALALSTALPAADLTRAETYRAGPLAAAGERVMAAVPDGAEVAANVRPIAHLTQRCRVFWIGGSGDLVPDWIAYYDPGHTAESLTAYAARLYPQGPRWTVAAQESGFWVLRAEGS